GCGAGGTGGACGTGGCCGGCACCAAGCGCACGCTGGACTTCGACGGCGTCTCCGTGCTGCGCTTCGAAATGGGGCTGAAGCTCAAGGTCCTCAACGTCCTGGCGGACCCCAACATCGCCTACCTGCTGATGATGGCCGGCATCCTTGGCCTGTACATGGAGTTCTCCAACCCGGGCGCGCTCTTCCCGGGCATCGCCGGCGGCATCGCGCTGCTGCTGGCGCTGGCGTCCCTGCAGGTGCTGCCCATCAACTACGCCGGGCTGCTGCTCATCGGCCTCGGCATGTGTCTCCTGGTGGCGGAGGCGTTCCTGCCGAGCTTCGGGCTATTGGGCATCAGTGGAGTAGTGTCCCTGGGGCTGGGCTCGCTGCTGCTGTTCGACGTCGAGGGCTCCGACCTCACGGTGGACCCGGGCATCGTGCTGGCGGCGGTGGGCACCCTGAGCGCGGCGGTGCTGGTGGTCACCTTTCTGGTGGTCAAGTCCCAGCGGCGCAGGGCCACCTTGGGCTACGAGGGCCTCCTCGGCGAGGTCGGCGAGGTGCGCGAACGGCTGGACCTGAAGGGCAGGGTCTTCGTGCACGGGGAGGTGTGGAACGCGGAAGGGGCGGAGCGGCTGGAGCCCGGCGACAGGATCGAGGTCGTCGGTCACGACGGGATGGTACTCAAGGTCAAACGCGCCGTGGAGAGCTGACCGGGGCCGCGCGCCCGACGAGTCGGCCGCGGCCGCGCAGGAGACATACATGCTGGATATCGGACCCATTGCGATCGTGCTTATCATCGTGCTCGGGTTGGCCGTCAGCGGCATCAAGATACTCAAGGAATACGAACGCGGGGTGATCTTCCGGCTGGGCCGGATGGTGAACGCCCGCGGCCCGGGGCTCATCTACGTGATCCCCTTCATCGAAAAGATGGAACGGGTGGAGCTCAGGACCGTGACCATGGACATCCCCTCGCAGGACGTCATCACCCGCGACAACGTGTCGGTGAAGGTCAACGCGGTGCTCTACTTCAGGGTCCTCGACCCCAACCGCGCCATCCGGGAGGTGGCCAACTTCCTGTTCGCCACCTCGCAACTCGCCCAGGTGACGCTCCGGAGCATCTGCGGCCAAGCGGAGTTGGACCAGCTCCTGTCCGAGCGGGAGCGCATCAACTCCGACCTCCAGCGGATCCTCGACGAACAGACGGACCCGTGGGGGATCAAGGTCGTCCTGACCGAGATGAAGCACATCGACCTCCCGGAGGAGATGCAGCGCGCCATGGCCCGGCAGGCCGAGGCCGAGCGCGAGCGGCGCGCCAAGATCATCCTGGCCGACGGCGAGTTCCAGGCCTCCCAGAAGCTGCAGGAAGCCGCCACCGTGATCGCCAAGGAGCCCATGGCCATGCAGCTCCGCTTCCTGCAGAGCCTCCAGGAAGTGGCCAGCGACAAGAACTCCACCACCATCTTCCCGGTGCCCATCGACCTGCTGACGCCGTTCCTGAAGAAGATGGCCGAGGAGGATACCTGATCCGCG
The sequence above is a segment of the Deltaproteobacteria bacterium genome. Coding sequences within it:
- a CDS encoding nodulation protein NfeD, coding for MASFRPIPGIRFWCALLLVALGLGALSAGGAAREAAGQGATGSHVNLIVINGGINPAVNDYIRDSIQRAHAGNARALIIQLDTPGGLLSSTRSIVKEMLSAPLPVIVYVAPSGAGAGSAGVFITLAANVAAMAPGTNIGAAHPVAGGGQEVKGVMGEKIENFTASFSETIAQRRGRDTEFAIQAVRRSISITDKEALEKRVIDIIAVDVSDLLKQAHGREVDVAGTKRTLDFDGVSVLRFEMGLKLKVLNVLADPNIAYLLMMAGILGLYMEFSNPGALFPGIAGGIALLLALASLQVLPINYAGLLLIGLGMCLLVAEAFLPSFGLLGISGVVSLGLGSLLLFDVEGSDLTVDPGIVLAAVGTLSAAVLVVTFLVVKSQRRRATLGYEGLLGEVGEVRERLDLKGRVFVHGEVWNAEGAERLEPGDRIEVVGHDGMVLKVKRAVES
- a CDS encoding slipin family protein; its protein translation is MLDIGPIAIVLIIVLGLAVSGIKILKEYERGVIFRLGRMVNARGPGLIYVIPFIEKMERVELRTVTMDIPSQDVITRDNVSVKVNAVLYFRVLDPNRAIREVANFLFATSQLAQVTLRSICGQAELDQLLSERERINSDLQRILDEQTDPWGIKVVLTEMKHIDLPEEMQRAMARQAEAERERRAKIILADGEFQASQKLQEAATVIAKEPMAMQLRFLQSLQEVASDKNSTTIFPVPIDLLTPFLKKMAEEDT